A genomic segment from Myxococcales bacterium encodes:
- a CDS encoding S1 family peptidase — protein MRHVTVLLSAVFGLVTTVAACGSESAATFGSARGRIIGGQLDATHLAVVAVMLDAGVCTGTIVRTDPVTGVGWVLTAAHCVDGKKAAYVRMVDDYTVGQNDPQPYLRATDFVVSETVMHPGYVALTGTTPPQNDFAVLRILGVDASTPVIPILPANLDDLAIGKSIVEVGYGKISGVVDAGDNSKRRSVTTTLTKVSATELETSYAIGSTCQGDSGGPSLYVSGGKEYVAGVTSYSDSDCKVYAVAERVSSALAWIDGEVNKAPALSGCNLCREVSTVGSHACHAAYERCNSEAECAALRDCRSTCSTAACFATCESKHPLAVGPLLAWANCACLGECKSKCGSVSACGNVPKCSVDVGLTPCGKCQEASCCSEVTTAAHEPVGNRCLATKGTFAGCASNAAYKAVEACRASKCAADCGLAPPSSSAPPLAEAPPEGDAGSAPPAPAAAPPAEDSGCAVVGRASSAPTSSASWLAMALLAWVRRRRIP, from the coding sequence ATGCGTCACGTCACGGTCTTGCTCTCGGCGGTCTTCGGCCTCGTGACCACCGTGGCAGCTTGCGGCTCCGAGTCGGCGGCGACCTTCGGCTCTGCTCGAGGCCGAATCATCGGTGGGCAGCTCGACGCGACGCACCTGGCGGTCGTCGCTGTGATGCTCGACGCTGGCGTCTGCACCGGCACCATCGTTCGCACCGACCCGGTCACCGGCGTCGGGTGGGTCCTGACGGCCGCCCACTGCGTCGACGGAAAGAAGGCCGCGTACGTGCGCATGGTGGACGACTACACCGTGGGCCAGAACGATCCCCAGCCGTACCTGCGCGCGACGGACTTCGTCGTCTCGGAGACCGTGATGCACCCCGGTTACGTCGCCCTCACGGGCACGACGCCGCCGCAGAATGACTTCGCCGTCTTGCGCATCCTCGGCGTCGACGCCTCGACGCCGGTGATTCCGATCTTGCCCGCGAACTTGGACGATCTGGCGATCGGCAAGTCCATCGTCGAGGTTGGGTACGGCAAGATCAGCGGCGTCGTCGACGCTGGCGACAACTCCAAGCGCCGGAGCGTCACCACCACGCTCACCAAGGTGTCGGCGACGGAGCTCGAAACCAGCTACGCCATCGGCAGCACGTGCCAGGGCGACAGCGGAGGCCCGTCGCTCTACGTCTCCGGCGGCAAGGAATACGTCGCTGGCGTCACGTCGTATTCGGACTCGGACTGCAAGGTCTACGCGGTCGCGGAGCGTGTGTCGTCGGCCCTCGCATGGATCGACGGCGAGGTGAACAAGGCGCCGGCGCTGAGCGGCTGCAATCTGTGCCGCGAGGTCTCCACGGTCGGCTCGCACGCGTGTCACGCGGCCTACGAGCGCTGCAACAGCGAAGCCGAATGCGCCGCGCTCCGCGACTGTCGAAGCACGTGCAGTACCGCGGCCTGCTTCGCGACGTGTGAGTCCAAACACCCGCTCGCCGTGGGGCCGCTCCTCGCGTGGGCCAACTGCGCGTGCCTCGGCGAGTGCAAGAGCAAGTGCGGCAGCGTGTCGGCGTGCGGCAATGTCCCCAAGTGCAGCGTCGACGTCGGTCTCACCCCGTGCGGCAAGTGCCAAGAGGCGAGCTGCTGCAGCGAGGTGACGACGGCGGCGCACGAGCCCGTGGGCAACCGGTGCCTCGCCACCAAGGGGACGTTCGCCGGGTGCGCGTCCAACGCGGCCTACAAGGCGGTGGAGGCGTGTCGCGCCTCGAAGTGCGCCGCCGATTGTGGCCTCGCGCCGCCGTCATCGTCCGCGCCTCCGCTCGCCGAGGCGCCACCGGAAGGTGACGCGGGTTCGGCGCCTCCCGCGCCCGCGGCGGCACCGCCTGCCGAGGACTCAGGCTGCGCGGTCGTCGGAAGGGCGTCCTCCGCCCCGACGTCGTCGGCCTCGTGGCTGGCCATGGCGCTCCTCGCGTGGGTGCGGCGCCGCCGCATACCCTGA
- a CDS encoding cyclic nucleotide-binding domain-containing protein has translation MNDEVTPLKYGARPEDLETLGRDPLLGRLRAQELGQLIDVLDQVAVTRDTELIAEATLGDMMFFILEGEARVRHSQMGPGTLGPSDHFGELALVGVKHTSSVEAATTMRLARLSRARYVTLAEHHPSLALHLTQSLVSSLAGELSILVDRVGTLLRTRSLPRRAEVSLLIRGQRVIAATGTPARRLLAPIEGGLTVVAALHDHKPIALDAPIVSDGTLEPLTLADWAGRDVYRRSAGLALLEAAERVAPEVSVRMGPSLSAGQLMRVSGTFDPAELARRLQRGLHALIDACAPFREELWTVSEARSHFSERGWRDTASLLLGIREPTVMLATCGRVVALSTGALLPHAGLVRPLVMRPHPDGLLVDYGDALRPHMSWSGRGDEVDPLVGEAALPRFGGEMALEQRRWLGSMGVTGIGTFNEFCVSGRVSEVIRVSEGFHEKRIARIADIVAERRPTVRVIAIAGPSSSGKTTFIKRLTVQLEVNGLRPLQLSLDDYYVDRDKTVRDEKGEYDFEAFEAIDHALLQAHLRRLMAGEEVLTARYDFITGRSLPTGGKALALPKDSVLLVEGIHGLNPLLFGDSVAPEEAFRVFVHPATTLPLDRLTVVSPPDLRLLRRIVRDRHSRGYRATENIDRWASVRRGEQLHIFPFLRFADAVFDSSLVYEPSVIKVYAERYLLEVPQDHPAFTTAYRLRQLLDRFVTIYPDHVPSTSILREFIGESGFEY, from the coding sequence ATGAACGACGAAGTGACTCCGCTGAAATACGGCGCGAGGCCGGAAGATCTCGAGACCCTCGGCCGCGATCCGTTGCTCGGTCGTCTGCGCGCGCAAGAGCTGGGGCAGCTCATCGACGTCCTCGATCAAGTGGCGGTCACGCGAGACACCGAGCTCATCGCCGAGGCGACCCTTGGCGACATGATGTTCTTCATCCTCGAGGGCGAGGCTCGGGTCCGGCACAGCCAGATGGGGCCCGGCACGCTCGGCCCCAGCGACCACTTTGGCGAGCTCGCCCTCGTCGGCGTGAAGCACACGAGCAGCGTCGAAGCGGCCACGACGATGCGCCTCGCCCGCTTGTCGCGGGCGCGGTACGTGACGCTCGCCGAGCATCACCCGTCGCTGGCGCTCCATCTGACGCAATCGCTCGTGTCGTCGCTCGCCGGCGAGCTCTCGATCTTGGTCGACCGCGTGGGCACGCTGCTCCGGACGCGCTCGCTCCCGCGGCGAGCGGAGGTGTCGCTCTTGATTCGGGGCCAGCGGGTCATCGCCGCCACGGGCACACCGGCGCGGCGACTCCTCGCGCCCATCGAAGGTGGCCTCACCGTCGTGGCGGCGCTCCACGACCACAAGCCCATCGCGCTCGACGCGCCCATCGTCTCCGACGGTACGCTCGAGCCGCTGACGCTCGCCGACTGGGCCGGCCGCGACGTCTATCGCCGCAGCGCAGGCCTCGCGCTGCTCGAGGCGGCTGAGCGCGTCGCGCCCGAGGTGAGCGTTCGCATGGGGCCTTCGTTGAGCGCCGGCCAGCTGATGCGCGTGTCGGGGACCTTCGATCCGGCCGAGCTCGCGCGCCGCTTGCAGCGCGGCTTGCACGCGCTCATCGACGCCTGCGCGCCCTTCCGCGAGGAGCTGTGGACCGTCAGCGAGGCGCGCAGTCACTTCTCCGAGCGCGGCTGGCGCGACACGGCGAGCCTCCTTTTGGGCATTCGCGAGCCGACGGTGATGCTCGCGACTTGCGGTCGTGTCGTGGCGCTCTCGACGGGCGCTCTTTTGCCGCACGCGGGCCTCGTCCGCCCGCTCGTCATGCGACCGCATCCCGACGGCCTCTTGGTGGACTACGGCGACGCGCTACGGCCGCACATGTCGTGGAGCGGCCGTGGCGACGAGGTCGATCCGCTCGTGGGCGAAGCCGCGCTGCCGCGCTTCGGAGGCGAAATGGCGCTCGAGCAACGGCGATGGCTCGGGTCCATGGGCGTCACGGGCATCGGCACGTTCAACGAGTTCTGCGTCTCGGGTCGCGTGAGCGAGGTCATTCGCGTGAGCGAGGGCTTTCATGAGAAGCGCATCGCTCGCATCGCCGACATCGTCGCGGAGCGCCGGCCGACGGTGCGTGTCATCGCCATCGCGGGGCCGTCGTCGTCAGGAAAGACGACCTTCATCAAGCGGCTCACGGTGCAACTCGAGGTGAACGGCCTCCGGCCGCTGCAGCTCTCTCTCGACGACTACTACGTCGACCGCGACAAGACGGTGCGCGACGAAAAGGGCGAATACGACTTCGAAGCCTTCGAGGCCATCGACCACGCGCTCCTGCAAGCGCACCTGCGCCGCCTCATGGCCGGCGAAGAGGTGCTCACCGCCCGCTACGATTTCATCACGGGCCGCAGCTTGCCGACCGGCGGCAAGGCGCTCGCGCTCCCGAAGGACTCCGTTCTCTTGGTCGAAGGGATCCACGGCCTCAACCCGCTGCTCTTCGGCGACAGCGTGGCGCCGGAGGAGGCCTTTCGCGTCTTCGTGCATCCCGCCACGACGCTCCCGTTGGATCGCCTGACGGTGGTCTCGCCGCCCGACTTGAGGCTCCTTCGCCGCATCGTGCGGGACCGGCACTCGCGCGGCTACCGCGCCACCGAGAACATCGACCGGTGGGCGTCGGTCCGACGTGGCGAGCAGCTCCACATTTTTCCGTTCCTTCGCTTCGCCGACGCGGTCTTCGACTCCTCGCTCGTCTACGAGCCCAGCGTCATCAAAGTGTACGCCGAGCGCTACCTCCTCGAGGTGCCGCAAGACCACCCGGCCTTCACCACGGCGTATCGCCTCCGCCAACTGCTCGACCGCTTCGTGACCATCTACCCGGATCACGTGCCGTCGACGTCGATCTTGCGGGAGTTCATCGGCGAAAGCGGCTTCGAATACTGA
- a CDS encoding FixH family protein, whose translation MVRSVGLFALAVATLVACSSDGGGGGGTGTTACDKDSRKDVYVSGLSKSAASLSVRIVEATPGPPVKGTNAMTLEIVDAAGKAVEGASVAVVPFMPDHGHGSAVTPEVTPTGGGRYAVSKLYFAMAGLWQVTVAVTPQGGTKSEATFAFCLEG comes from the coding sequence ATGGTTCGCTCCGTAGGCCTCTTTGCGCTAGCCGTTGCGACGCTCGTCGCCTGCAGCTCCGATGGCGGCGGCGGAGGCGGCACCGGCACCACCGCGTGCGACAAGGACTCGCGAAAAGACGTCTACGTGAGCGGTCTGTCGAAGAGCGCCGCGTCGCTCTCAGTTCGCATCGTCGAGGCGACGCCGGGCCCGCCGGTGAAAGGCACCAACGCCATGACCCTCGAGATCGTCGACGCGGCGGGTAAGGCCGTCGAGGGCGCGTCGGTGGCGGTTGTTCCGTTCATGCCGGATCACGGTCACGGCAGCGCGGTCACCCCGGAGGTCACGCCGACCGGCGGCGGGCGCTACGCCGTCTCGAAGCTCTACTTCGCGATGGCCGGACTCTGGCAGGTCACCGTCGCGGTTACGCCGCAAGGCGGAACGAAGTCGGAGGCGACGTTCGCCTTCTGCCTCGAGGGCTGA